The following DNA comes from Denticeps clupeoides chromosome 14, fDenClu1.1, whole genome shotgun sequence.
ACTGCGTCTCGTGCATCGGGAATTACCTTCTGCTGGAGCCGCTGGAGGGGGACCACGTTTTCCGGGCCGCCCACTTGCACAGCGGGGAAGAGCTGGTCTGTAAGGTGAGTCGATCGCAGCCAcggaaaaaaaagcatttatcaTCGTTTTATTTTAGCTTGCAATGCCGAGAGGGGTTTAGGAAGCGTTCCACTGGCTGGAGAACACCTGGGGGACGTGAGGACGTGCACCCCCCTTGTCATGCTGATCGGGTTTCAACCTGCAAGGCTGACAAAGGGGGACGAGGAACAAAGTCCCTGTCCCCAATTCGTCCACATCCAAGCTAGGATCGCTCCGGCCGAGGCGTCCCTGTGTCCCCGTTATGACCTTACGGCTTCGCTCCTTTAGAAAGTGGCAAGTTGTGCAACGACTGGTGACGAATGTTTGCCACGCACACCAAAAACTGGCCAGGTCCCCGGCAGCGGTAGATCATTCATCCCGCCGCGGAGTCCTCCCATTGTCACTTAACAAGGTTGTACGTGTGCCCTGCGGCCGAGCGTTACGCGCACGGGTCACGCGATTCCACCGATTTCGGGCCACGGGCCAGCACTGCGAGTCCCACAGTTTGGCGCCGATAAGACCTTTTAGCACCGTACCGGCCCACTGTGCTATTTTTACCCGGGCTccattttgtgtgtctgttacTAAGCAACATCAAAGATcagcgtgtgtgttttgggggatGAAAGTTGCAGcggaggtttgtgtgtgtgtgtgtttttccctccCCAACGTCCTAAGATTGATTTTGGTTAAAGCCTCCGCTCCCCTGGCTAGCAGAGTAAGACGTCCCTGGCTAATTGGAGTAAACAAGTTCAAAACCAATTAATATTGAAGCCACCGAGGAGCGGAAGCGTGAACTCTGAACCCTGAGGCCCATCGGATCAATTCCTGGGTGTaactctgtgtctctctctctctctctctccctccctcgcccTCTTCCACCCTGCAGGTGTTTGACATAAGCCGATACCAAGAGTCTTTGGCAGCCCACTTCGCTCTGGGCGTGCACCAGAACATCAATCAAATAGTGGAAATTCTTCTTGGGGACACGCGGGCCTACGCGTTCTTCGAGAGGAGCCATGGCGACATGCACTCGTTCGTCCGGACCTGCAAGAAGCTGCAGGAGGACGAGGCTGCCCGACTCTTCTATCAGATAGCATCAGCGGTGGCCCACTGCCACGACCACGGCCTGGTGCTCAGAGACCTCAAGCTGAGGAAGTTCGTCTTCAAGGACGAGGACAAGTAAGTGGGGTCAGACTGAATTGTTCCTTTTGAGCAGTTTGCGCCACATCGGCAAAATAAAAGCCCCATATCACGTAACTTTACCTAATGTGTACTGTGCCAGCGGtggccgtaatcagaaggttgccggttcgaatcccggtccgccaaggtgccgggcgcctgtcatggctgcccactgctcaccaagcgtgatggttaaaagcagaggagacatttcgttgtgtcacttcactttgctaTTTTTTAAAGGCCCTTCCTCGTCTGACGTCATAATGCGTGTCCCTTTTTAATGTGTACTGAAAACACTTCGTGAACAGTTTCAGGACTGCGTCTTTTATTGTGGCTTTGGACCAGATTTATAAAGCTACAGAGGAAAGGCGTGCAAATTTTGGGCATCAGCATTTTTAGATATGGGCCCAGTCTTGATATTTTGTCGCTGGTGAATCCACAAGCCACATTTATACAACTTTGGGTTCTgtactgccctctagtggatgtTTCACTCGACACTGCGATACAGCAATAACTGGATGGGGTCCGTTGAATCATGTGAACCGGATGTCTGTAGTTTCATGCATAAGGATGCATTAAACGATAATTTTGTGCTGTCATGTTGCACAGATATGACGTTACAGTAACTCGCCGTCGCCTCTTCAGGTGGCATTGCATGACATGGCAGTATCGGTGCAACACTTTTGATTtcttcacattacatttacatttacagcatttatcagacgttcttatccagagcgacttacaatcagtagttacagggacagtccccccccctggagacactcagggttaagtgtcttgctcagggacactatggtagtaagtgggatttgaacctgggtcttctggttcataggcgagtgtgttaccacccaTTCACGTTATGGTTGTAGTATGATTGTTTTTAAGATGGTACTTGTTAGATGGTTTAAACAGACATGGAAGAACTAGGCCAGGAACCGCCGTGGTCCACTGCTCCTGTTCACCCTAGATTGGCTGGCGGGACACACCCGATGCCTTGCGTGCGAGATTCCTGACCCCGCTGGCCGTTTGCGATGTCAGTCATCCTGCCCCCGAGCGACTGACGGGAAGGGTGTAGGTCTGGACGTGACCCCTCTTGGTGGTTGGGTTTCACCCTGGTGGGAAATCAAACACCCGTCTTGCACCaggaaggaaaggaagaaagggAGAGGGTACGTGCAGACGCAACGCGATCGGCAGGCAGGGACCTGACCCGGTTATGTCACCGCGCTCACGGGATCGCgcatatcaaaaaaaaaaaaaaaagaagtaaatatATAATACTCCCCCCGTGCTTGGATGAACCtggtccccctggagagacgCCGGCCTTTCGCACGGCCGCCAGCCTGTTGAAATGTTTCCACCGCGGTTCGGGACCGAGCCACGCGTCTGACGTGCCGCTACGGGGTTATTTTCGGCCGGCAGGCCTGTGGGTTTTGAGCTGAGCGGTCCGGAGGTCACGAGGTCAGGTCGCAGAGTGCGGCCGCGTTCGCGACGATCGCTTTAAGTCGCTCCCGTTGGGTTTTGCCTGCGCAGAGCTCGCCGGCGACCCTTGAATGGCACCTACGATCTCTTTATTCGGCCAGGTCGCCTgcagctgtgagagagagagagagagagagagagatatatatatatatatatcttcgTCCGGGCTGGAGGTGCAGATTCCCCGTATCGTTGCGTGTACCACTGGCAAGTTCGTAAATCTTCGCTTGACACACAAGGCCACAAAGGCTAACGGAACGCAAAACGGAACCTCCGCTTCAGGAGGTGGCGCAGTATTTGTTTATCCGGACGTTGCCGCGGCCAAGCACCGTTAATCATGGCTCACTCGTTCTTTtatcttttcctttcttttttttttttttttattcaggatAAGTATCCTCTGTTCTGGTTTCAACAAGGTATTATTTTACGCTGTGAAACAGTCTATTGCGGCGTGATGAATCACGTTGCACTCGTTCACATGCTCGTCGAGTTCAGAAATAGCAAAGTGGCTGAAACGGTGCACGAGAGAACAGCAGGTAGTTTATTTTTGTGCGTGCCGCCGTTTGTGGTAAATGTGCCGTGAGTGTCAGTTGGCGGCTTCGTTGTCAGGCGTCTCTTTTGATGCTACTGATGGTAAAGAAGTGTACTTCAGCCTGAGATGTATAATAAGCCATCTCCGGATTAATCGAGATCCAGAGCAGCGTAGCCCTTGTGGCGTTTGGTGCCGTCTgcgtttaaaatattttcatctggtcgcGCCTAATTtccacctggaaaaaaaaaaagatgcccaGATGTCTTGTGTTTGAGCAGCTTGGTTGCTgtgtgtctccatttgaaaataacgTGGCGGATGTCATCTGATTCGTCCTTAATGTCGCTAGGATGAATTTCGCATTTGTGTTATACGTTCCGACGGAATGGCACTTCAGAAACAACGATTATATGAATCGTATGTACCAATTTTAACGCGGCTACGTCTGTTCTTCTGCGCCGCAGGAGCTTGGTGAAGCTGGAGAGCCTGGAGGACACGTACCTGTTGGCGGGCAGCGACGACTCCCTCTCAGACAAACATGGCTGCCCGGCCTACGTCAGCCCAGAGATCCTCAACGCCAACGGCAGCTACTCCGGCAAGGCGGCGGACGTGTGGAGCCTGGGCGTCATGCTCTACACCATCTTGGTGGGCCGCTACCCCTTCCACGACGTGGAGCCCGGATCCCTCTTCAGCAAGATCCGGCGCGGCCAGTTCAGCATCCCCGAGACTCTGACGCCCAAGGCGCGCTGCCTGATCCGCAGCGTCCTGCGCCGCGACCCGGCCGAGCGCCTGACCTCGCGCGAGATCCTGGAGCACCCCTGGTTCCTGGCCTGCGCGGGCCTGACGGCCATCGCCTGCCCGGGGAGGGGCGACCGTGACTCAGACCAGACGGTGCCTGAGGCCagcatggaggaggagctggagcagTACTTCAGTTGAGCAGCACAAAATAGAAGAGCGAGAAACATATTGccacatgttttaaattaacgTGAAGTGGATAACATTCAtcctaaaaaaaatctttacatatcttttttttttttttttttttttttttttttccttttcattttccaTTCCATGTGGAGAAACCTCATAGAGTCTGGCGTGGTGGCAAAAGCTCCATAGTTGGACATGCAAACCGCAAGTGTAatgtagcatttttttttatttttatttttatttttttaaatgtggtgCTCTCGATGTAAAGACATATGCAGGTCACATTAAGCTACAGTCGAGTGCAGATGGCATTGGACACCTCAGCCAAGGAGAACAAGAacttcagttcaaatgaactgCAATGccactccatttttttttccattttcatttttttggttgaaaAAAAAGTCTGCCTTCAGAAAAaatagctatatatatatatatatttttcctctCAAGTCCTTCTTCCTCCAGCTTCTGCAATTATTACTTTTCTagctgttttaaagacatttataCTGTTGCATTAAGGCGATTCCTTTGTTTTCTCGATGGATTAAGCTACTCCCCTTAATCAGTACTGCTGCTTTGATACTCACATTTAACTCGTCTTCTCAAGCCTCTTCCCATGACATCGTGCACTTGATATAGGCTAGATGAATGGTCGTTTCCAGCTCTCTAGACTAGCATTAtctatttaagtttttttttttattgttattatttttcttcttttttgcagGAACACAAATACGTTTATTTAAACGTATTTATTTATCGTaatgaatattatatttaatacaattgcagggttttttttttttttattttgtttctccAGAGATCCTACTATAAAGTAGGCAATACTTTCGACACTGGACGGATGACTCattggaaaagtaaaaaaaataaaataaacgcaATGGCCGTCcgaagtttaaaataaatagtttttttctttagtgCCAGTAATTGCGCACCTCACCACCCATGCTGATAAATCTcccctttttcattttattatttttatttttttcgggGTATGTTGTTTTGACTCCACAAAAGTACGTAGACAATATTATTGTGTCTCCAGTACCTCATGCGATTTTTCTACTGCCTGCGTAGGTTATGTGAAATGATCATGTCCTTAATGGGTACACGTGGACACGTTTTGTCGTATCTTAATGTTACTTGAAATTTGTGATTTTTATATCTAGTCATTGGCATGTGCCCTTTGGATGCTATAGCCTGCCTAGCAGAGGGAAGCTtgtatttccttttatttctttctttctttttttttttaagaatgttaCCAACTTAATGGAACTGAACTCAATTAGCTAGGAGTTGTAGATGCTTTCCAAATATGGCTTTTGCCCTTCcccctttttaatttaatatccTGGATTATTCTTTTCTTGTAGAATGAGCTGCCCCCTTGGTAATTTGGTGCTAATGTTGAAGGAGTTAttctttttgtttagtttttttgggagggggatATGCATGGTGGGATATCTGCCTCGGATGCTCTGATTGTAATGTAACAAATTTTTGGTGTTTTGTCCAAATttattcagtaaaataaattgtgCAAAATGACTCTTTCTTTTctgaatattattatataatacaataattttttttttttttctaaatgaaggCTGCAGCTGAATGAGGCACAAACAAATGTGTGTTGGACTGATGCGCAAACAACATGCTGTGTAGAGTTAACCTGaattttttattgtgcattatCATATAGAATTGTTTTCTAAAAAGGTAGGTGCCCTTCTACAAGCTAAATTGAAGAGATGAGTGGGATTAAATGATGGCCAGGTTGAAACCCAGTGTTTTCTTGAAAAGAAGCGTGCTcagatttctttatttcttttttttaccatgttcACATTCTTTATGAAGGGAGATAACAATACAAAAGTGACCATCAGACCTGTTTCCCACTGACAGTTGTaaattttgtgaaaatgtcagGTTTCCCAACTTCCAGTGGAGCTAGCCATGTCCAATAAATGCAGAAAATCTGCAAAGTCCACACATTGCTGTCATCAtatgaagaggaaaaaaatgtaaatctgcatGAAGCTCGGGAAGTGCAGGCGCAGCCTCTAATCCACCAGTGCCTCGAGAGTGCCACCTTGTGGGGGGAGAGTTAGACAAGTCTCATGCTAATCTAATGCATTCAAAAAACTTCAAGACTCTACGACAGACAAGCGTAGTTCCACACATGCACGTTcgctatagtgtgtgtgtatagcacCTTAGTTAAACCTAAATATGATAAAGATTCAGGTTTGTATTTCTGAAATGGGAATCCATTTTTGGcacatactgtacatgtaaTGGTATTTTTTGTCTGCCTATATTGTGATGGTGGCACCCAGGAATAATTGCAGGTATCGGTTTACCATGATGGGTGGGCCTGCTCCAGATTCCGAAATAGCAGTCCAGGTCTTGCTAGGTGGAGATCTGACCGAGAGCCTCCGGAGGATGGTTGGGTCTGCTCAAGTCTTTTCCTCACCTCTCATTAGTGCCTTCAGCtgagcattacatttacatttacagcttttttcagacgcccttatccagaacgacttacaatcagtagttacagggacagtccccccctggagacattcagggttaggtgtcttgctcagggacacaatggtagtaagtgggatttgaacctgggtcttctggttcataggtgagtgtgttacccactaggctactaccacccgacaCACATTCTGCAGCTTCTCTTGGATCCTCCATCAAACTGCAGGTTTGCTCATGTCTTCTTTTAGCAGCGGGCAGGTTTCTTGACCGGCCTGGTTAAAAATCGATCTTGCCATGTCGAAACGCCAACCACAACAACCCTGGTGTTGTCAGATGGCTAAAGTGATAAGAACGGGAAGGTCACTGCaccaaaaaagaacaaaaaaaaaaaacacgcagccatttttttattagtcccTGATGGCACGTGACCTAGTGATGAATGTGGTTTGTTAGGGCCATTATGTAAGGATAACGGCTCTGTTtcgtgtggggacggggaggACGGGGACGAGTGCGCTGCCTTCCGAGGGCATTTTTTCCAAGCTGGAAAAAACATCTGGCCCCGCTGGCGGAGCAGCAGGCCGTTACCGCCATTTATGGCAGACTTCTGCTCCTGCACCTTCTGCTGGTTCTTTCCTTCCCGGATGGAAGCAGTTCACCAAACCTCCATTTTAGGACGCGAGCCAGCACTAATATGACCTGACAGCAGCGCAAACTTGCTTTGGAAAGCTGGCCTGCAGACCccagaaaaaacatttctcttctcttttagcAAATTCGAACGCGAAGGCTCTGTCATTTTGCAGAGTAGGCTGTGATTACAGGCCTGCGGTAAAATCTGTCATTTCTTATTTTACACTTCTCGGCAGATATTCACATAGATTTGGGCGCAGAGGTTCCTTATAATTATTGGATCCTGAAAAGTATCCTATTTAGGAAAAGTAAATGTGAGTGTTCGCCAGATGTACAGTATAAGTGTTGCGGAGTGGTGTACTACAGCGCAGAATATTCCATTACATTCATGTTTGCTGTTCTTCACCTCCTCACTTCTTTGCAGTCTATTAATGTACTTGTGCTAGTTTGCTTGTATGTCACATTCCGGACATATCCTAGTCTTCCGGTCCCATGCTCCCAAGTTGGTCCTGTGCTTaacttgactttttttcttcatctgtgattattagtgattattagtataaatgtgtcTTGGCTGAGTCCCAACCTTGTTCTGTGATTCACTATTTTACCCTGTTTCGTGTGTGGTTAGTTTACGTGTTTGTGTGAAGGTCCACATGcccagtttatttattaaaatgcttgTTTGTCGAGCATTGTAGTATcaatgtaatcttttttttctcctttgctTTTATGCTTTTATGCATATTATGTACATCTGTGTATaataattgtatattgtgttttgttgtgcagTGGCTAattgtttttgctttaataCCTTGTTTTTCATTGAagaatacaataaatacaaactcataaaaataaatacaaattcatGATATCAAACTGATAAAACTGATCATATTATTTATGGTATCATGTCATTTAATATAAACATGAATTATAACATGAATTTGTAGAATTTATGCAGGTCTCAGACAACAGTCAACATGTCATTTTATAAATGGGTTTTAGCCTGTAAATCCAAGATTAGATTTAATACCTTTCTGAGGAACTCATCCTAAATCTCTGGATTATTTTACTGGAGGGCTTCTGCATTACTCTCAACTGTAAATGAAGCAGTGACAGAAATTTTTTTGACTTCTGGGTGTTGATGTGAGCTATTCATAAAATCTGTACTGGTTAAAGTGTGTATCAGTTTATATGCatctttaaatctttaaatgtcgCCTTTTCTATATGATGACCTTCAACACTAATATCAAATTTACAAGTATAAACtgcacatgtgaaagtgaagtgattgtcactgtgaaataCTGctgcacagaacacggtgacacaacggattgtgtcctctgcttttaaccatcacccatgacaggcgcccggggagcagtgtgtggggacggtgctttgctcagtggtaccttggcggatcaggattcgaaccggcaaccttctgatcacgggggccgcttcctgaaccgttaggccaccactgcacctgcaACTTGTTTTAAAGGCAATGAAGTTGAAGGGGTCAACAGGAAGGCAGGTGAGTGGGAGAAACTATTAGAAGGTCATTCTGGGATGGACTGGTGGTCTGTTAGATGCTCTGGCCTCATGCCCAGTGTTCGATGGGATAAAATCGTGGTCATATGAGTGACTGGCACAGATTGCTGAAAGAAGGGTGGTTCTATACTTCCAATACTTGCTTCTGTGACATGCACAACACATTTATTGGGTTTCTTTTAACCAGGCCTtgataaatgtgcattttgaggGTTTCTTCAGTCGCCCACTTATTGCACATGgcagcattttaatttaacCATTGAATCTCATaacattttgattatttttaagTTGCATGGCACAACCTTTTTTTCGTTTTAGGTCTCAGAATACAGCATTAGTTGCTACTAATACTATATTGATAATCTATTAAGAAGAGTGTTTCctgaatcagcaccacagacagcgccTATTTAAGTAAgttcattttattacttttcaggGCCAAAATACATAGAATGAGAGTCTGGGCCCTCGGAGCATCACAGGAAATGTATAGCTCAGTTCACCCTGTCACCCCATATCAACTTCTGCTGGGAGGTGAAAAGGCCGACACGTGCAGGCTTCCTCTGCAAATCCCAAATAAGGTGATTCATAACAGCCAGTTTGCTGAGGAGCCCTTACTCTTGGGTTTAAACTGCTGACCTAAAGGTCACCCTGAAAACCTGCATGCGCACCTGCGCTTCACTTATAGAATTTAAAAAGCTGGATGTTGTCTTAGCATGCGGATCTGCTTCGATGTGTAAACTAGCAAACTACTGACTGTTGATGGATGCGAACACGTTGTTTTAGGGCTTTTGTTCAATTCACGTCTGGAAATAGCAAAAATAGCACCATATTCAGGTTGATGGGTCAGTATGCATTTCTTTTGCATTAAAACCATATTGCATTTGCACTAAAAACACAACCTGATTGTAGCTTTGGCCAGGTTTGCTTCATCAATCAggggaaatggaaaaaagaagagTAGAGGTTATGCAACCTGTCCAGAACATTGCCATCTTTCCCCAGACTGCACTGTAATTGCTTCTGCTCAGTGGTGGTAGCCCTGAATGAGGTATAAATGCTGGCCTGTTCActccccccacccacaccccGCCCCACCAGTGGAAACGAAGCATGGCAGGGCATCAAGGCAAACACAGGTGGCTACTGTGGTCTTTCGTGGCGGTGCCTCGGCAGAACCATCCACTGGGCAAGAGCGGGCCAAGATGTTCATGCAGGAGACCAGTTTCAACTGGTGCTGTGTATTTATAACACCACAGAGGAAGCCGGCAAGGCCTCATGTACCAGAAAATGAGAGCCGTTCCAAGCATGTATTTATAAAcccacatgaacacacattCGGTGCCTATAGTGGCCAATTTGGCATGTTTCGTTCAAGCACTCACCAGTAGATGGCGCAAAAGTGCAGATGGTGAAGATGCCCCTGCCAAAGTTATTCAGACAGGGCTGAAATTTCTCTGGTGTGATGAGAACAAATATATTCTACAGGGATGTacatcagagaaaaaaaaaattcaatatcaGCAGTCCTTTTGCATGCAAGAAGCACAATTGACCACCATAGCAAATACATTTGCTTAGTGATTATAACATTTGGGCATCTTAATACAATCTCAGATGTTATTGCCATTTACACAAAGTATTAAATATTGCAGTATATCTTTTAAGGCTGATTGTTCATTACAGTCTgtgcattcaataaaaaacacaatgaaataaataagcaaCATAATGGAGtgttaaataaagaaatctGAATTCCTCTTTGCACTATAGCTTtctctgtgatttttttaatcttatgtTCTAAACTAGTTGCCAAATGGGAAATCACATTTTGCTCCAGTGGAGTGTTTCATAATTTAAGCTTTGGAGACCCACAAAAATAACCCACCTGAGAGAAAGGGTATGAATGTATTTGAGAGATGCTGATTACTGGAATCATTACAAAAGGCCTTTGGTGGGGGAAGGCTGACTTGATGATCTATTATGTTTACCTTGTCTTTTTAATCaaatctctttttctttcttcaaattatttttttttgttatagaTCAactttgtaaagtgaagtgattatgatacactgcagcacagcacacggtgacacagcgaaatgtgtcctctgcttttaaccatcacccttggtgagcagtgggcagccatgacaggcgtccggggagcagtgtgtggggacggtgctttgctcagtggcacctcagcacattggcagctcaggattcaaaccggcagccttccaattatgggtccgtttcctatACTGGAATTTAACCTCCGTCATTAAACCCCTGAAATGTTTTGAACGGCACCAGTAGTGTCTTGTCCAGAGATGTTACATGGACCTGAAGAACGCCATGGCGGACTGGCCTGGGCCTGCTTGGTCAATTACATGGGCATTTAATTTTCTGGTGAAATGAAATGccaacatgtatgtgtgtgcgtgtgtgtgtgagagctgatTTTAGACCTCTTGCACCCTTTAGTCAATACACCATTATCTTCTACAGTGCACCTCCCTCTGGCTGCGATTGCCCCTTAAAATTGCCACGAGGACTCTTTGGGCTCTAATTATAGtcaacatcacatcacaaaccACATTGATTAACCATTAACATAGCGGGTACGCTGAGGTAGGGCTGAATGGTGGGTTGGAGGCTGCCTTCAAGTGAACTAGGAACCATCGGTCCCATgtccatatttattttaaagacagCAGGTGTTCCTGGCACAAAGGAAACAGCAAAAAACTGAGTTACAAAACCTACAAGGCAGCATGTAGAGGCTTTCCAATCTAGGTGTCAGCATGACAAAGTTgcaggaaaaatattttaaacaataagAAAACAGAACGATAATAGTGATAATGAAAGCCCATATTTAGCAAAGCAATACAGACACATTTAACATAAATTAACTCAATTAACACGGTTGCGTTtggtttacttcctgtgtggtgTCTGACCCATTCTACAGAGACaacaatccctacataaagaaGGAGATGGACAGCAAAGGATTTTTGAGCAGATTGGAATGATTCAGATTTTAATGCTGTGCTTAAACACGGGTACAACCCACTTGCAGTGTGCCCACCACTGCCAGATTAAAATGTCAGGCACAACCAGaggaaaatgtttaaatgcacacagtacTGTGTGACACATGGTTTAccaagcttttttatttttatcagaaACAACCCTTAGGCGGAACAGCAAAAAGTTTTCCCCAATGGActgtcaaaaaaaacatttaca
Coding sequences within:
- the trib2 gene encoding tribbles homolog 2 — protein: MNIQRSNPINISRYGRSRHKAHDFEELTCLRTTESSQSFSPNLGSPSPPETPDPSHCVSCIGNYLLLEPLEGDHVFRAAHLHSGEELVCKVFDISRYQESLAAHFALGVHQNINQIVEILLGDTRAYAFFERSHGDMHSFVRTCKKLQEDEAARLFYQIASAVAHCHDHGLVLRDLKLRKFVFKDEDKSLVKLESLEDTYLLAGSDDSLSDKHGCPAYVSPEILNANGSYSGKAADVWSLGVMLYTILVGRYPFHDVEPGSLFSKIRRGQFSIPETLTPKARCLIRSVLRRDPAERLTSREILEHPWFLACAGLTAIACPGRGDRDSDQTVPEASMEEELEQYFS